A window of Quercus robur chromosome 12, dhQueRobu3.1, whole genome shotgun sequence genomic DNA:
CTTGCATGTAGTTGCTTGTTTGTAATAAGTTTCCTTAagtgattttcatttttttgtagGCAGAAGGAATTTTCAGGATAAACCCAGAGAATAGCAAAGAGGAGCATGTAAGGGACCAGCTGAACAGGGGTATCGTCCCTGACAATATAGATGTCCATTGCTTGGCAGGGCTTATAAAAGCCTGGTTCCGAGAACTTCCTTCAGGAGTCCTTGATGGGCTTTCTCCTGAACAAGTTCTCCAATGCAACACTGAAGAAGAATCTGTTGAGCTTGTGAGTCAGCTAAAGCCAACTGATGCTGCATTGCTTAATTGGGCAGTTGATCTTATGGCTGACGttgttgaagaagaggaatctAACAAAATGAATGCCAGAAACATTGCCATGGTTTTTGCTCCAAATATGACTCAGGTAAAAAACCATCATCTAGTTAGCATTTTGGAATTGCCTCCTCTTGCTTACAGAAGCAGTAAAATTGAAATAATGgacttctttttctcttttttggcttttaaaCACAAGAAAGATATGTTCAAAGTGGTAaccaataatttatttaaagttggcattgtttatcaattttgttaagtaaatttacattttatttttctttgattagATGTCTGATCCATTGACGGCTCTAATGCATGCTGTTCAAGTAATGAACTTGCTCAAGACCCTGATTATGAGAACACTAAGAGAACGTGAAGAGTCTGCAACCGGAGCATATTCACCTATGTCATCTCGTTCATCTAATCAGCAAACTGATGAGGATTTTGACAGTCAACAAGAGATGGATATCAGCTGTGAATCAAGAGGACCAGCATCagattatgatgatgatgatgatgataatgttCCTTATGAACACTGcagtgaagatgaagatgaagttGAGGTGAGGTCTTTAGGTGAGATAGAAGAATGCTTCTTAAGACAATTGGATGAGAGTAATGACACTCAAAATAGTTTGTCAGAACAACCAGCAAATGATTTGCGGATAGAATGTGTGGAGTCTGGTAATGATGGTGTGTCATCCGAGGAAATAAAGAATGGAAATCCTGGTTTGAGATCAAGTGATGTAGAAGACTTGGGGAGTAGTCTTACAGCTGTGGACTCAAAGACTGATACAGAGAGCACGTCAATAGGATGTGCAAGCACAGATGACATGGAGATGATGGATAGTATGGATTTCATTTCACCCATGCCATTGTTTGCGTCTACTTAAACTCCTTGACTGGTTTTATTTGACCAGTGGTAATATACTTTGTTAGCTCTCTACAATCATGTTTGCTTGTGTAAATTAATACGGCAATGGGTGTGAGGCTTGTGTTAAAGTGAAGTAGGGAGTGTTTGCTTGTGGATTGTGAAAGATCACGATTCAGCTTAGGGCTGAACTTGTGCTTGTTCTTTATCTTTCAGTAGTGAACAATTTCTAACTTTGACATTTTCAGACTGGAAGGAATTGTTGTCCGAAGTCCAGTCTGTCttcttttttaacattttgaaaGTTTGTATTGAATTCTTAGGGAGCTTGATTTAATTTGGTCTGAAATTCAGCTTGTTATGTAAACCTGATTGACATGTCTTGTATGGTTAGAATTCAAGGGACCTGAGTCTTCAGTCCTTGTATTATGCTCATGTTGGAGTCCTTagtaggaaaaatgaaaaacacatgTCAACGGAAAATGTTTTTGGTCATCAACagaaaacaaatttaataaacTTCACaccacaataaaaaatttaaaatcataacttctctctcttttgccaCCACAAACCAACTGTTGATCGTTATTGATTGACTCTTTCCCAATTGAAGATTTTTACTCAACTGTTTTTCTCAGATACAGTTACATTTAAATTCCAAATTTgggatttcttttttatttattatatatttaaggtACTCAAATCAAATGATGCAAAAATATAg
This region includes:
- the LOC126709110 gene encoding rho GTPase-activating protein 2 yields the protein MTGLVMVTKGAGCGGGGSGGGKGTKGVKSSEEEQNQLSLVAFLMTALRKSMVACRVDSGEDVMSTVHHMEIGWPTNVQHITHVTFDRFNGFLGLPVEFEVEIPGRVPSASASVFGVSAESMQCSYDSKGNSVPTILLLMQERLYSQEGLKAEGIFRINPENSKEEHVRDQLNRGIVPDNIDVHCLAGLIKAWFRELPSGVLDGLSPEQVLQCNTEEESVELVSQLKPTDAALLNWAVDLMADVVEEEESNKMNARNIAMVFAPNMTQMSDPLTALMHAVQVMNLLKTLIMRTLREREESATGAYSPMSSRSSNQQTDEDFDSQQEMDISCESRGPASDYDDDDDDNVPYEHCSEDEDEVEVRSLGEIEECFLRQLDESNDTQNSLSEQPANDLRIECVESGNDGVSSEEIKNGNPGLRSSDVEDLGSSLTAVDSKTDTESTSIGCASTDDMEMMDSMDFISPMPLFAST